One window of Cellulomonas shaoxiangyii genomic DNA carries:
- a CDS encoding polyamine aminopropyltransferase: MADGTTPGGAAGSTGTTGAVLDLPGPRGARRGDRPTVFAAALLVAVGGIIYELILGTAASSLFGDSVVAFSLATGVTMFGMGIGSLLAVRLARSPGRAFVRNELLLGVLGGSSVLLLFWSYATTDLAWVVFTVLSLLIGIAIGVEIPLLVALLKEHGRDESVSLLSKVLALDYLGALAASLLFPFLLLPTLGLVRTAFAVALLNVLVALFMLGRMGWPVRLTWPTAVVSVLLVAGLVSATALEDAINTRLYVDPVLHYEQSAYQKLVVTTYQGDTRLYLNDQLQFSSVDEARYHETLAHTALTSVAAPTSVAVLGGGDGLLAREVLRYPTVREVVVVDLDPAVTDLGRNDRLVSALNEHALDDPRVEVVNADAFAWLRESDRTFDAVLVDLVDPANERVAKLYSSPFYAMVAAHLRPGGVMSTQATSTYFTPNAFWQVVATMRAAAPDRTVLPLGVNVPSFGEWGFALSLPGDGSQAFAATALPDGLRFHDEASLRATAQLPADAPPRDLAASTLLSPTIHRTYQQDMGRWRY; this comes from the coding sequence GGCGCCGTCCTCGACCTCCCGGGTCCCCGCGGCGCGCGCCGCGGGGACCGCCCGACCGTGTTCGCGGCGGCGCTGCTCGTCGCCGTCGGCGGGATCATCTACGAGCTGATCCTCGGCACGGCGGCGTCCAGCCTGTTCGGCGACTCGGTCGTCGCGTTCTCGCTGGCCACCGGCGTGACGATGTTCGGGATGGGCATCGGCTCGCTGCTGGCGGTCCGCCTCGCCCGCTCCCCCGGGCGCGCGTTCGTGCGCAACGAGCTGCTGCTCGGGGTGCTCGGCGGGTCGTCGGTGCTGCTGCTGTTCTGGTCGTACGCCACGACCGACCTCGCGTGGGTCGTGTTCACGGTGCTCTCGCTGCTCATCGGCATCGCCATCGGCGTCGAGATCCCGCTGCTCGTGGCGCTGCTCAAGGAGCACGGGCGCGACGAGTCGGTGTCGCTGCTGTCGAAGGTCCTCGCACTCGACTACCTCGGCGCGCTGGCGGCGTCGCTGCTGTTCCCGTTCCTGCTGCTGCCGACCCTCGGCCTGGTGCGCACGGCGTTCGCGGTGGCGCTGCTCAACGTGCTCGTCGCGCTGTTCATGCTCGGGCGCATGGGCTGGCCGGTGCGCCTGACGTGGCCGACGGCCGTCGTCAGCGTGCTGCTCGTGGCCGGCCTGGTGTCGGCGACGGCGCTCGAGGACGCGATCAACACGCGCCTGTACGTCGACCCGGTGCTGCACTACGAGCAGAGCGCCTACCAGAAGCTCGTCGTCACGACGTACCAGGGCGACACGCGGCTGTACCTGAACGACCAGCTGCAGTTCTCGTCGGTCGACGAGGCGCGCTACCACGAGACCCTCGCGCACACGGCGCTCACCTCGGTCGCCGCACCGACGTCGGTCGCGGTGCTCGGCGGCGGCGACGGCCTGCTCGCGCGCGAGGTGCTGCGCTACCCGACCGTGCGCGAGGTCGTCGTGGTGGACCTCGACCCCGCGGTCACGGATCTCGGCCGGAACGACCGGCTGGTCAGCGCGCTCAACGAGCACGCGCTCGACGACCCGCGCGTCGAGGTGGTCAACGCCGACGCCTTCGCGTGGCTGCGCGAGAGCGACCGCACGTTCGACGCGGTGCTCGTCGACCTCGTCGACCCGGCCAACGAGCGCGTCGCGAAGCTGTACTCCTCACCCTTCTACGCGATGGTCGCCGCGCACCTGCGGCCGGGCGGGGTGATGAGCACGCAGGCGACGTCCACGTACTTCACGCCGAACGCGTTCTGGCAGGTGGTGGCGACGATGCGCGCCGCCGCACCGGACCGCACGGTGCTCCCGCTGGGCGTGAACGTGCCGTCGTTCGGCGAGTGGGGGTTCGCGCTGTCCCTGCCGGGGGACGGGTCGCAGGCGTTCGCCGCGACCGCCCTGCCCGACGGCCTGCGGTTCCACGACGAGGCGTCCCTGCGGGCCACCGCACAGCTCCCCGCGGACGCCCCACCCCGGGACCTGGCGGCGTCGACGCTGCTGTCCCCGACCATCCACCGCACGTACCAGCAGGACATGGGGCGCTGGCGGTACTGA